The following are from one region of the Chloracidobacterium sp. genome:
- a CDS encoding gamma carbonic anhydrase family protein, producing the protein MYRSFMGTSPKVHESAFVAEDAIVVGDVEIGEDASIWFGSIIRGDVNYIRIGARTNIQDATVIHVSSKTHSTVLEHEVTVGHRVTLHGCYVETGCLIGIGAILLDGVRVGANSLVAAGSLLTPGTEIPPGSLVMGAPAKVKRPLTGDELADLPKFWQNYVELKKQYKN; encoded by the coding sequence ATGTACAGATCATTCATGGGGACGTCACCAAAAGTTCACGAATCGGCATTTGTCGCGGAGGATGCGATCGTCGTCGGTGATGTCGAGATCGGAGAGGACGCAAGCATCTGGTTCGGTTCGATAATCCGCGGAGACGTCAACTACATCCGCATCGGAGCACGGACCAACATTCAGGACGCGACGGTGATCCACGTGAGTTCAAAGACCCATTCGACGGTTCTCGAACACGAGGTCACGGTCGGCCACCGCGTCACGCTCCACGGCTGCTACGTCGAGACAGGATGCCTGATCGGTATCGGAGCGATCTTGCTTGACGGCGTCCGGGTCGGCGCAAACTCGCTGGTCGCAGCGGGCAGCCTGCTAACGCCCGGCACAGAAATACCTCCGGGTTCTTTGGTCATGGGTGCACCGGCAAAAGTGAAACGACCATTGACCGGCGACGAACTCGCCGATCTTCCTAAATTCTGGCAGAACTACGTTGAGCTGAAAAAGCAATATAAAAACTAG
- the murJ gene encoding murein biosynthesis integral membrane protein MurJ codes for MSEIKEGQAESETPEEIADPVSGQASVGKPEQRSVARSAGIVSIAVMFSRVLGLVRETIFARFFGAGYLYDAFVVAFKIPNILRDLFAEGALSAAFVKVFTDYQIKKTELEAWQLASLVFNVLAVVMSIITVIGILLAPWTVPLLARGFPPEKAALAVTLTQIMFPFILLVALAALAMGVLNTKGRFGIPASASTAFNIFSITTGLFFAYWLSGGGWERSPDKDLVPSLAAQWAIIGMAIGTLAGGAAQLLIQLPSMLGVGFRFSPNLSFTDPGVRRVMRLMGPALIGTSAVQIKVLVDVFVVSTIDGGQSWLSYSFRLMQFPIGVFGVAIGTAAIPTLSRLASENNIVRFRETLSDAIKLVFLLTIPAACGLIVLGEPIVALIYQGGAFRAFDTNMVAWSLAAYSIGLAGYAAIKVLSPSFYAMDDARTPMFISIATIAVHAPVSFGMMYLLSGIGVSAERPNGYGHVGVALATSAVALVNFTALTYFMRKKIGRLNGRDILGAFVRVAIASAVMTLVCYLSYRAVAAFFNVENIGVRMLEAFIPIGLGGLAFFIMAKLLRISEVEQVVSMLRRKFGR; via the coding sequence ATGAGCGAGATCAAAGAAGGACAAGCCGAATCGGAAACACCCGAAGAGATCGCCGACCCGGTGAGCGGGCAGGCATCGGTCGGCAAACCCGAACAACGCAGCGTTGCACGATCGGCCGGGATCGTTTCGATCGCGGTGATGTTTTCACGAGTTCTGGGGCTTGTGCGCGAAACGATCTTCGCGCGGTTCTTCGGCGCCGGTTATCTTTACGACGCATTCGTAGTTGCCTTTAAGATACCGAATATTCTTCGCGATCTGTTTGCCGAGGGAGCTCTTTCGGCGGCCTTTGTAAAGGTCTTCACCGATTACCAGATCAAGAAGACCGAACTCGAAGCGTGGCAGCTTGCATCTCTTGTATTTAACGTCCTGGCGGTCGTGATGAGCATCATAACGGTGATCGGCATATTGCTCGCGCCGTGGACGGTGCCGCTTCTCGCCCGTGGTTTCCCGCCCGAGAAAGCGGCATTGGCCGTGACCCTAACGCAGATAATGTTCCCTTTCATTCTGCTGGTCGCTCTTGCCGCACTTGCGATGGGCGTGCTCAACACAAAGGGCCGGTTCGGTATCCCGGCTTCGGCGTCCACAGCGTTCAATATCTTCTCGATAACCACCGGACTTTTTTTCGCTTACTGGCTAAGCGGCGGCGGTTGGGAAAGGTCACCCGATAAGGACCTTGTTCCGAGTTTGGCCGCCCAATGGGCGATCATCGGTATGGCTATCGGTACACTGGCGGGCGGCGCCGCTCAGCTGCTTATCCAGCTGCCGTCAATGTTAGGTGTCGGTTTCAGGTTCTCTCCGAATCTTAGCTTTACCGACCCCGGGGTTCGCCGCGTTATGCGGCTGATGGGACCTGCTCTCATCGGCACGTCGGCAGTTCAGATCAAGGTCCTTGTGGACGTTTTCGTGGTCTCGACGATCGACGGCGGCCAATCATGGCTCAGCTATTCGTTCAGATTGATGCAGTTTCCGATCGGGGTATTTGGCGTTGCCATCGGCACCGCCGCGATTCCGACACTCTCGCGGCTGGCTTCCGAGAACAATATCGTCAGGTTTCGTGAAACCCTCTCAGATGCGATAAAACTCGTATTTCTACTTACGATCCCCGCGGCGTGCGGATTGATCGTTCTCGGTGAGCCGATCGTAGCACTTATTTATCAGGGCGGAGCCTTTCGAGCGTTCGATACGAACATGGTCGCATGGTCCCTCGCGGCATACTCGATCGGGCTGGCCGGATACGCTGCGATCAAGGTACTTTCGCCGTCATTTTATGCAATGGACGATGCCCGCACGCCGATGTTCATCAGCATTGCGACCATCGCGGTGCATGCACCGGTAAGCTTTGGAATGATGTATCTGTTGTCCGGCATCGGCGTATCTGCCGAGAGGCCGAACGGCTACGGCCATGTCGGTGTCGCTCTTGCCACGTCGGCCGTCGCGCTGGTGAACTTTACGGCCCTGACCTACTTCATGCGGAAAAAGATAGGCCGGCTCAATGGCCGCGACATCCTCGGGGCATTTGTCCGCGTGGCGATCGCATCGGCCGTTATGACACTCGTGTGTTATTTGAGCTATCGCGCGGTCGCCGCATTTTTCAACGTGGAGAATATCGGCGTCCGCATGCTCGAGGCTTTTATCCCGATCGGGCTCGGCGGTCTTGCTTTTTTTATCATGGCTAAATTATTGAGGATCAGCGAAGTGGAACAGGTCGTATCGATGCTTCGAAGGAAATTCGGCAGGTAA
- a CDS encoding D-alanyl-D-alanine carboxypeptidase — protein MTRICRSKTNWFSIAVLIFSGVAAFGQTAQNSRPLMQDIQVYREAPEPSATPLIRRTGSVTAKSGDVVAPGSVSSNPIKTSIPILADAVIPGYSGILVESLDGNVVVESGANMALNPASNVKVATTYAVLRTFGPDYRFPTNVWTDGSYEQETATIHGNLYISGRDPVFSFEHAIYIANELNRIGIRIIKGDLIVTDDFSMNHTQSPTRSSQVLFATLDASQRSATANRAWGNYRINSGKYGQLNEIPGIAFTGSVYVQPMPSTLRLLFSHESAPMREIVKVMMSYSNNFLSDRLGDMVGGPYAIARMVQQNTGSLPMEFSIQTASGLGINRVTPKAMMRLLRVLRDDLSNWRMTFADVMPVAGLDQGTLEGRFATDFSKGSVIGKTGTLGNTDGGVSALAGELNTRNGKLLFVIFNQRGSVARFRSFQNNYISIIQGQFGGAVPFSYAPVSLDSRLAKTRISYPDGRPRISD, from the coding sequence ATGACAAGAATTTGCCGAAGTAAAACCAATTGGTTCAGCATTGCCGTCTTGATCTTTAGCGGTGTCGCTGCCTTCGGCCAGACTGCTCAGAATTCGCGTCCTCTGATGCAGGACATTCAGGTCTATCGCGAAGCACCCGAACCTTCGGCTACACCTCTTATCAGGCGTACCGGCAGCGTAACTGCAAAATCCGGTGACGTCGTCGCTCCGGGTTCGGTCTCGTCGAATCCGATCAAAACATCGATCCCGATCCTTGCAGACGCGGTCATTCCGGGGTACTCGGGCATTTTGGTCGAGTCGCTCGATGGCAACGTCGTGGTCGAAAGCGGTGCGAACATGGCACTCAACCCCGCGTCGAACGTAAAGGTCGCCACCACGTATGCAGTATTGAGGACGTTTGGGCCTGATTACCGTTTTCCTACCAATGTATGGACCGACGGCAGTTACGAACAGGAAACGGCAACGATCCATGGCAATCTGTACATTTCAGGACGTGATCCGGTGTTTTCGTTCGAGCACGCGATCTATATAGCAAATGAACTGAACCGTATCGGTATCCGCATTATCAAGGGCGATCTGATCGTAACCGACGATTTCTCGATGAATCACACTCAATCGCCGACGCGGTCGAGTCAGGTTTTGTTCGCTACGCTCGATGCATCGCAAAGAAGTGCGACCGCAAACCGAGCATGGGGAAATTATCGTATCAATTCAGGTAAATACGGCCAATTGAACGAAATACCAGGCATTGCATTTACTGGCAGCGTTTATGTCCAGCCAATGCCGAGCACCTTGCGACTACTGTTCTCACACGAATCGGCTCCGATGCGAGAGATCGTCAAGGTGATGATGAGCTACTCGAACAATTTCTTGTCCGATCGGCTTGGCGATATGGTCGGCGGGCCGTACGCGATCGCTCGGATGGTTCAGCAAAATACCGGCTCACTTCCGATGGAGTTCTCGATCCAGACCGCAAGCGGACTTGGCATAAACCGAGTTACCCCGAAAGCGATGATGCGTCTGCTTCGCGTCCTGCGTGACGACCTTTCGAACTGGCGAATGACATTTGCTGACGTGATGCCGGTTGCCGGCCTCGATCAGGGCACGCTTGAGGGCAGATTCGCAACAGATTTCTCAAAGGGCAGCGTTATCGGTAAGACAGGTACGCTCGGAAATACCGATGGCGGCGTCAGCGCCCTTGCCGGCGAACTCAACACAAGAAACGGTAAGCTGCTGTTCGTGATCTTCAATCAGCGAGGCAGCGTGGCTCGCTTCCGGAGTTTCCAAAACAACTACATTTCGATCATTCAGGGACAATTCGGTGGAGCCGTCCCGTTCTCTTATGCACCGGTTTCGCTTGATTCAAGATTGGCGAAAACGCGTATCTCGTACCCTGACGGACGGCCGCGGATCAGCGATTAG
- a CDS encoding N-glycosylase/DNA lyase, producing the protein MTKTKEPLTIESIILAYAERREEIQRRVAEFDNIWLNGTDADIWEEMVFCFFTGGCSARMGLRSIEAVKGLIMSASQQRLAKALTGVHRYPNARSRYIVASREYLTADCGMRLRERLSGFGDHNERRDWLAREKGIKGLGYKEASHFLRNIGFRGYAILDKHVLNCLAELAIIDDPKPPGNRDRYLKIEDSLRGLANDLKIDFDEMDLVLWSMKTGEILK; encoded by the coding sequence GTGACCAAGACCAAAGAACCTCTCACGATCGAATCGATCATTTTGGCTTACGCTGAACGCCGCGAAGAGATTCAGCGCCGCGTTGCTGAATTTGACAATATATGGCTCAACGGAACTGATGCTGATATTTGGGAAGAAATGGTCTTTTGTTTCTTCACCGGCGGATGTTCGGCCCGGATGGGCCTACGTTCGATCGAGGCAGTGAAAGGCCTGATCATGTCGGCATCACAGCAGCGGCTTGCTAAGGCGTTGACCGGTGTCCACCGATACCCGAACGCCCGATCGCGTTACATTGTCGCATCACGTGAATATTTGACAGCAGATTGCGGGATGCGGTTGCGTGAGCGACTTTCCGGGTTTGGCGATCACAACGAAAGGCGCGATTGGCTCGCACGCGAAAAAGGCATCAAAGGCTTAGGTTATAAGGAAGCCAGCCATTTTCTGCGTAACATCGGTTTCCGAGGTTATGCGATCCTAGATAAGCACGTACTTAACTGCCTTGCCGAGTTGGCGATCATTGACGACCCAAAGCCGCCAGGCAATCGTGACCGCTATTTGAAGATCGAGGATTCACTAAGAGGTCTCGCGAATGACCTCAAGATCGATTTTGACGAAATGGACCTTGTTCTTTGGTCGATGAAGACAGGCGAGATCCTAAAATAG
- a CDS encoding aspartyl protease family protein produces MKLNRLTPLGTKPPFLLRRLALIFIFSVFVCGTAFGSDIQQVNAEDNKKLLKQADRLIKQGNFVEASKIFRKVLETNPTDSSVKLKLARALLKQRSIVDAYDISYAVVASEPENAHAYAVLGTSLLSAGRFAEARQVLFTALRLDKKEALAWAGFGLLEFYENRIDDSLQNLREAVFHDPNQPDFVFALAQVSARAERYAEAADAYNRFLSISKNTDDERRARIRGLIDFLRFLGYKRSLYQTAGPDNSKVKFSLIGNRPVIELRINERDEPFRFVLDTGSGISVISEETAARLKMTPITRGGFAKGIGGNGRFEIVYGFLREVEVGEVKIRNVPVYIRKFHSNVTRVDGYIGLALISKFLTTIDYGDQTFSLTKKDSEGAITVKNGISVPLRLTSSGFLSGEVVLEGVENPLNFIVDTGASVSVISDEVASLESVSSFERGARMRVIGAAGVTEDVPSYLLPKVSFGTHSRTSIAAIALDLDMINEASGFEQAGILGGNFLRNYRMTFDFKNSKVTFEPVVQEP; encoded by the coding sequence ATGAAGTTAAACCGTCTGACGCCACTTGGAACCAAGCCTCCTTTTCTCTTAAGACGACTGGCCCTCATTTTTATTTTCTCCGTATTCGTTTGCGGGACTGCTTTTGGCTCAGATATCCAGCAGGTCAACGCTGAAGACAACAAGAAGTTGTTGAAGCAGGCCGACCGTCTGATCAAGCAAGGCAATTTCGTCGAAGCTTCGAAGATCTTTCGCAAAGTTCTTGAGACAAACCCAACAGATTCGTCGGTCAAGCTCAAACTCGCCCGTGCGCTGCTAAAGCAGCGGTCGATAGTCGATGCGTACGACATAAGCTACGCCGTCGTGGCAAGTGAGCCCGAAAATGCACACGCCTACGCGGTTTTGGGTACGTCGCTTTTGTCCGCCGGTAGGTTTGCCGAAGCACGCCAGGTGCTCTTCACCGCCCTCAGGCTCGATAAGAAGGAAGCATTGGCGTGGGCCGGTTTCGGCTTGCTCGAGTTTTATGAGAACCGGATCGACGACAGTCTTCAAAATCTTCGCGAGGCCGTATTTCACGATCCAAACCAACCCGATTTCGTTTTCGCTCTTGCTCAGGTATCGGCCCGGGCCGAAAGGTACGCTGAAGCCGCAGACGCTTATAACCGCTTTTTGTCGATCTCAAAAAACACCGATGACGAACGCCGTGCCCGCATCCGCGGCCTCATTGATTTCCTTCGGTTCCTCGGGTACAAACGGTCGCTTTATCAAACCGCCGGACCGGACAACTCGAAGGTGAAATTCTCATTGATCGGGAATCGCCCGGTCATCGAACTTCGAATCAACGAACGTGATGAGCCATTCCGATTCGTACTCGATACCGGATCAGGGATCTCTGTGATCTCGGAGGAAACCGCCGCCAGGCTTAAGATGACGCCGATCACCCGCGGGGGCTTCGCCAAGGGTATTGGCGGCAATGGCCGGTTTGAAATAGTTTACGGGTTCTTGAGGGAGGTCGAGGTCGGTGAGGTCAAGATCAGGAACGTACCGGTTTACATACGTAAGTTTCACAGTAACGTCACAAGAGTGGATGGCTATATCGGCCTCGCCTTGATCTCGAAGTTTTTGACAACGATCGATTATGGAGATCAGACCTTTTCGCTCACGAAAAAAGACAGCGAAGGGGCGATAACTGTGAAGAACGGCATAAGCGTTCCGCTGCGACTGACGTCAAGCGGTTTTCTGAGCGGCGAGGTAGTTCTTGAGGGTGTCGAGAATCCGCTAAATTTCATCGTCGATACCGGTGCAAGCGTCTCGGTCATCTCGGACGAGGTTGCCAGTCTCGAATCGGTCAGCTCATTCGAGCGCGGTGCCCGCATGCGAGTGATAGGTGCCGCTGGTGTCACCGAAGACGTCCCATCCTATCTTCTTCCGAAAGTCAGTTTTGGCACCCATTCGCGGACCAGCATTGCTGCGATCGCACTTGATCTTGATATGATCAACGAGGCGTCAGGTTTTGAACAGGCCGGTATACTCGGAGGAAATTTCCTTCGGAATTATCGAATGACCTTTGATTTTAAGAATTCGAAAGTGACATTTGAGCCCGTAGTTCAGGAACCATAA
- a CDS encoding enoyl-CoA hydratase/isomerase family protein yields the protein MPQYETITVEKRGKVAVMTINRPDKLNALNSKVHSEGVAALEELRVDDETRVLVITGSGERSFIAGADIGEFAGKTPVTQRATFQEKTLFNTIDSFPKPVIAMINGFCLGGGNELALACDLRICSENAKFSQPEINLGIMPGGGGTQRLTRLIGEGRSMEIMLTGDMIDAETAYRFGLVNHVHTSAELEAKTLELAEKIADKSPIALQLCKEAVKFASRSNLDEGLRREVDLFAICFSTEDKEEGVAAFLEKRKPVFKGR from the coding sequence ATGCCGCAATACGAAACGATAACAGTCGAAAAACGTGGCAAGGTCGCCGTAATGACGATCAACCGCCCGGACAAACTTAACGCGCTCAACAGCAAAGTGCATTCCGAGGGCGTGGCCGCTCTCGAAGAACTTCGGGTCGATGACGAGACGAGGGTACTCGTTATCACCGGCTCGGGCGAGAGATCATTCATCGCCGGGGCGGATATTGGCGAATTTGCCGGTAAAACACCCGTAACGCAGCGTGCTACGTTTCAAGAAAAGACGCTTTTCAATACGATCGATTCATTTCCCAAGCCCGTCATTGCTATGATCAACGGATTTTGCCTTGGTGGCGGCAACGAATTGGCGTTGGCATGTGACCTCAGGATCTGCAGCGAGAATGCGAAATTCTCGCAGCCTGAGATCAATCTCGGGATAATGCCCGGCGGCGGAGGAACTCAACGGCTGACCCGTTTGATCGGCGAAGGCCGATCGATGGAGATCATGCTGACAGGCGATATGATCGATGCAGAGACGGCGTATCGATTCGGCCTGGTGAATCACGTTCACACTTCGGCCGAGCTCGAGGCCAAAACATTAGAGCTGGCGGAGAAAATCGCCGACAAGTCCCCGATCGCGTTGCAGCTCTGCAAAGAAGCGGTGAAGTTCGCGTCGCGGTCTAACCTCGACGAAGGCCTTCGTCGAGAAGTCGACCTTTTTGCGATCTGTTTTTCGACCGAAGATAAAGAAGAAGGCGTCGCCGCATTTCTCGAGAAACGCAAGCCGGTGTTCAAAGGACGATAG
- a CDS encoding PilZ domain-containing protein, with the protein MQTTSRPQYEEKRFALRMALRLPIVVSGRTEDGAAWSEPTETDDISTLGALFQLNQEVSQGESLYIRSHRPDGVPVEVKAKVVRLTPASYGTTRVGVSIVESTESWLRLFVSWIADDNLNEGIDE; encoded by the coding sequence ATGCAAACAACCAGCAGGCCTCAGTACGAGGAAAAACGCTTTGCTCTCCGGATGGCTCTCCGCCTGCCGATAGTCGTGTCCGGACGAACCGAGGACGGCGCTGCATGGAGCGAGCCGACCGAGACCGACGATATTTCCACGCTTGGTGCCCTATTTCAATTGAATCAGGAAGTTTCGCAAGGCGAAAGCCTTTATATTCGCTCGCATCGGCCTGACGGCGTACCGGTCGAAGTCAAAGCCAAGGTCGTCAGGCTTACGCCGGCAAGCTATGGCACGACGCGGGTCGGTGTCTCGATCGTCGAATCGACAGAGAGCTGGCTACGCCTTTTCGTCTCTTGGATCGCTGACGACAACTTAAACGAAGGCATCGACGAATAA
- the trxB gene encoding thioredoxin-disulfide reductase, with product MSRTFIERKVVILGSGPAGLTAAIYASRAQLEPLVIDGPQPGGQLTITTDVENYPGFAKGIMGPELMNEFREQALRFGTEIINVWIDRVDLSERPFTLYGKESQDAEDVTTEIKADTLIISTGASAKWLGIPGEEPVPEGLGGNGVSACATCDGFFFRGKPIVVVGGGDTAMEEALFLTRFASEVTVIHRRNEFRASKIMADRVLGHEKIKVLWNTEVTAIHGSKETGVESISLFNNQTNEASDHPTQGVFIAIGHKPNTELFEGVLDMDDVGYLITEGRTMKTNVPGVYACGDAQDSYYRQAITAAGTGCMAAIDAERFLAEHEEGSDPDAVKAGA from the coding sequence ATGTCACGAACATTTATCGAACGCAAAGTTGTTATTTTAGGCTCGGGCCCTGCAGGCTTGACCGCCGCCATCTATGCTTCTCGTGCTCAGCTCGAGCCGCTCGTTATCGATGGTCCGCAGCCGGGCGGCCAGTTGACCATCACGACCGATGTTGAGAATTATCCGGGATTCGCCAAAGGGATCATGGGACCTGAGTTGATGAACGAGTTTCGAGAGCAGGCTCTTCGATTCGGAACCGAGATTATCAATGTTTGGATCGACCGTGTCGATCTATCCGAGCGCCCATTTACGTTATACGGCAAGGAAAGTCAGGATGCCGAGGACGTGACCACGGAGATCAAAGCCGACACCCTCATCATTTCGACCGGAGCCTCGGCCAAATGGCTGGGTATTCCGGGCGAGGAGCCGGTTCCCGAAGGTCTCGGAGGCAACGGGGTCTCTGCATGTGCGACGTGTGACGGTTTCTTTTTCAGAGGGAAGCCTATAGTTGTTGTCGGTGGAGGCGATACTGCGATGGAAGAAGCACTTTTCCTCACCAGGTTCGCTTCAGAGGTGACCGTGATCCATAGGCGCAATGAGTTTCGTGCGTCCAAGATAATGGCGGATCGTGTTTTGGGGCACGAGAAGATCAAAGTGCTTTGGAATACCGAAGTAACTGCCATTCATGGTTCGAAAGAAACAGGCGTCGAGAGCATTAGTCTGTTTAACAACCAAACCAACGAGGCGTCGGATCACCCGACTCAGGGCGTCTTTATCGCGATCGGGCATAAACCGAACACAGAACTTTTCGAAGGTGTTTTGGATATGGACGACGTCGGTTACCTGATCACAGAAGGCAGGACGATGAAAACGAACGTCCCGGGCGTCTACGCTTGCGGTGACGCTCAGGACTCTTATTACCGGCAAGCGATCACGGCCGCCGGCACTGGGTGCATGGCGGCGATCGACGCTGAAAGGTTTCTCGCCGAACATGAAGAAGGCTCTGACCCGGACGCCGTTAAGGCTGGCGCCTGA
- a CDS encoding lipocalin family protein yields MKSLLLIIAILVSGTIAAAQPNTSKLETVNPFDLNKYLGKWYEIAKYPNRFQKQCVGNVTATYSKKSNDRIEVLNECLKKDGVMEAAKAEGKFADKSSISKLKVRFAPSILSFLPFVWANYWIIDIGPNYEYAVVGEPNRKYFWILSREPVMNDLTYQNILKRAEVMGYDSGKVVRTQQDLDPAKGAARNRS; encoded by the coding sequence ATGAAAAGTTTGTTGTTAATAATAGCGATACTAGTAAGCGGCACGATCGCCGCGGCCCAACCGAACACATCGAAACTCGAAACGGTCAATCCTTTCGATCTAAATAAATACCTCGGAAAATGGTATGAGATCGCAAAATACCCGAATCGTTTTCAGAAACAGTGTGTCGGCAACGTCACGGCTACTTATTCGAAAAAATCGAATGACCGGATCGAGGTGCTGAATGAATGTCTCAAAAAAGATGGCGTGATGGAAGCGGCGAAGGCTGAAGGGAAATTTGCGGATAAAAGCAGCATTTCGAAGCTGAAGGTCCGGTTCGCACCAAGCATACTTTCGTTCCTTCCATTCGTATGGGCGAACTATTGGATTATCGACATAGGCCCTAATTACGAATACGCTGTCGTTGGCGAGCCGAACCGGAAATACTTTTGGATCTTGAGCCGCGAACCCGTGATGAATGATCTGACCTATCAGAACATTTTGAAACGGGCCGAAGTTATGGGCTACGATAGCGGAAAGGTCGTGAGGACCCAGCAGGATCTCGATCCTGCAAAAGGGGCGGCTAGGAACCGATCGTAG
- a CDS encoding zinc ribbon domain-containing protein encodes MPIYEYLCNKCGRRVEKRQSVSDAPLKTCEECGGELAKQWSLSGFQFKGEGWYVTDYAGKKAVNGDSTPTTEKTSPAESTVKTEPASKEKTETATKPAADGNAMKT; translated from the coding sequence ATGCCAATTTACGAATATCTTTGTAACAAGTGTGGACGGCGAGTTGAAAAACGCCAAAGCGTTTCCGACGCACCGCTAAAAACGTGCGAGGAATGCGGCGGCGAACTCGCAAAACAATGGTCGCTTTCAGGATTTCAATTCAAGGGCGAAGGCTGGTACGTCACGGATTATGCCGGCAAAAAGGCAGTTAACGGCGATTCGACGCCGACCACCGAAAAAACTTCGCCGGCCGAATCAACCGTTAAGACAGAACCGGCATCAAAGGAAAAAACTGAAACGGCCACTAAGCCGGCCGCGGACGGCAACGCAATGAAAACCTAA
- a CDS encoding VWA domain-containing protein, which translates to MMFKPRSVLILVITLAIFGDAIGQSRHNARGTDLEGTILSVSAWRTDDKKDPIRIENLFLYENGIEQRIKNFSFDPSPAKIVLLVDNSQTLPADLEKLKAATMEFAYEIFDGDQLFVIAYDEKAEIVQEWTDDAKKMETSLATFRKKGNPHLFDALDSTVREILRPLMPGTRKTAVVVIGDGLDRGSETAFDKILAELQFMNITVYALQIPDRTGGAFRRNQPKAGAVISQLTEGTGGKAFPLDEAQAAAKFVCDELRRNRYLLSYLPQNTSTYDARRVFLLADEGIAIRTKTAQPPNIK; encoded by the coding sequence ATGATGTTCAAACCTCGATCGGTCCTTATTTTGGTCATCACGCTCGCGATCTTTGGCGACGCGATCGGCCAATCGCGGCACAACGCCCGCGGGACCGACCTTGAGGGAACGATCCTCAGCGTTTCTGCATGGCGAACGGATGACAAGAAAGATCCGATCAGGATAGAGAATCTGTTTCTGTACGAAAACGGTATCGAGCAGCGGATCAAGAATTTCAGCTTTGACCCTTCGCCGGCGAAGATCGTACTGTTGGTCGATAATTCCCAAACGCTGCCGGCGGATCTCGAAAAACTAAAAGCTGCGACAATGGAGTTCGCCTACGAGATATTCGACGGCGACCAGCTTTTTGTCATCGCGTATGATGAAAAGGCCGAGATCGTCCAGGAATGGACCGACGACGCGAAAAAGATGGAAACGTCGCTTGCCACTTTTCGGAAAAAGGGCAATCCGCATTTATTCGACGCCCTTGATTCGACCGTTCGTGAGATCCTCAGGCCTTTAATGCCCGGCACGCGCAAGACTGCCGTCGTGGTGATCGGTGACGGCCTTGACCGCGGCAGCGAAACCGCATTTGACAAGATACTTGCCGAACTCCAGTTCATGAACATTACGGTTTATGCCCTTCAGATACCGGATCGAACTGGTGGTGCGTTCAGGCGAAACCAACCGAAGGCCGGTGCCGTTATCAGTCAACTGACGGAAGGAACTGGCGGTAAGGCGTTCCCGCTTGACGAGGCTCAAGCTGCGGCGAAGTTCGTTTGCGATGAACTTCGTCGAAATAGATATCTGCTTTCTTATCTTCCTCAAAATACATCCACATACGATGCCCGTCGCGTGTTCCTGCTCGCCGATGAAGGCATTGCGATCAGGACCAAAACCGCTCAACCGCCGAACATCAAATAG